A section of the Bacillus pumilus genome encodes:
- the copZ gene encoding copper chaperone CopZ yields the protein MEQATLQVQGMSCGHCVKAVEGNVGELAGVETVKVHLDKGEVEVSFHPDQVTLHRISDIIEEQGYDVV from the coding sequence GTGGAACAAGCAACACTTCAAGTGCAGGGCATGTCTTGCGGACATTGCGTGAAAGCAGTCGAAGGAAATGTAGGAGAACTAGCAGGTGTTGAAACTGTGAAAGTCCATTTAGACAAAGGAGAGGTGGAAGTTTCTTTTCACCCAGATCAAGTCACGTTGCACCGTATCTCTGATATAATTGAAGAACAGGGATATGATGTCGTTTAA
- a CDS encoding metal-sensing transcriptional repressor — protein MTEHEERHMASPRAEKEKDQLINRLKRVEGQVRGIQQMIENDRYCIDVVNQISAVNAALKKVSLHLMEKHTHHCVADAIKSGNGDEAIEELMTVFTKLTKS, from the coding sequence ATGACAGAACATGAAGAAAGACATATGGCTTCACCTAGAGCCGAGAAGGAAAAAGACCAATTGATCAATCGGTTGAAACGAGTGGAAGGACAAGTGCGCGGGATTCAGCAAATGATTGAAAACGATCGTTACTGTATAGATGTTGTGAATCAAATCTCCGCTGTCAATGCGGCTTTGAAAAAGGTCAGTCTTCATTTGATGGAAAAGCATACACATCATTGCGTAGCAGATGCAATCAAGAGCGGCAATGGGGATGAAGCCATTGAAGAGTTAATGACGGTCTTTACGAAACTGACAAAATCGTAG